The following coding sequences are from one Rhipicephalus microplus isolate Deutch F79 chromosome 3, USDA_Rmic, whole genome shotgun sequence window:
- the LOC119171968 gene encoding uncharacterized protein LOC119171968 gives MDPTFGFSSGLPTQIPLFTSAHRLFNFYNLEKESMLYSESGPRENSANASSAPGPPPNALCVANAGGAHHSGSHAVSAAAAAAAAAAAAANSVHSVSTQSSPVPHQQQQQPGPPPPQQQQQQQQTGGPQPGPQPHSAAAAQPQPKAPAKRGEFPCEICGRVFTQKGNLKSHMYCHSGEKPYNCDVCGKGFTQRSSLDYHHTLHLGEKPFGCEVCGKRFTQKGNLKTHMNSHTGARPFRCEICGRGFTQKGNMKTHLATHYGEKPYACEVCGKRFTLKGNLKTHVMAHEGVKPFACEVCHKSFSQKLSLEYHMNSHMGRKPYACEVCGKGFTQKGNMKTHMRSHSGEKLHTCQICGKGFTQKGNMKTHMKIHLRPPSLDKPYFCGMCGKSFVMKSSLECHMATHVPKNGATGPAGNHPSHLTLGPSHLALGTSQAAQAAQAQAQQQQAQAQAQAQQQANQQQQQQPGQASSPGSPPPTMVPPRSLTNIQASIQSMGGLKGMLPSGAAAPPPPQGAGPSSGSSAMCALGGAPPAGGGDKPTVVVPGGAVLSAL, from the coding sequence ATGGACCCAACCTTCGGTTTCTCATCGGGGCTGCCCACCCAGATCCCGCTCTTCACGTCAGCCCACCGGCTGTTCAACTTTTACAATTTGGAGAAGGAGTCTATGCTGTACAGCGAAAGTGGCCCCAGGGAGAACAGCGCCAATGCATCGTCCGCCCCGGGCCCTCCTCCGAACGCGCTCTGCGTGGCCAACGCCGGCGGCGCGCACCACAGCGGCTCGCACGCGGTCTCGGCcgctgcagccgccgccgccgccgccgctgctgcggCCAACAGCGTGCACAGTGTGAGCACGCAGAGCAGCCCGGTgccgcatcagcagcagcagcagccgggcCCTCCGCCgccccagcagcagcagcaacagcagcagacGGGGGGTCCCCAGCCGGGCCCCCAGCCCCACTCCGCCGCAGCCGCTCAGCCACAGCCCAAGGCGCCCGCCAAGCGGGGCGAGTTTCCGTGCGAAATCTGTGGAAGAGTCTTCACGCAGAAAGGGAATCTGAAGAGTCATATGTACTGTCATTCTGGTGAGAAACCGTACAACTGCGACGTGTGCGGCAAGGGATTCACTCAGAGGTCGAGCTTGGACTACCACCACACGCTGCACCTGGGCGAGAAGCCCTTCGGGTGCGAGGTGTGCGGCAAGCGGTTCACGCAGAAGGGCAACCTCAAGACACACATGAACTCGCACACGGGGGCCCGGCCGTTCCGCTGCGAGATCTGCGGGCGCGGATTCACCCAGAAGGGCAATATGAAGACTCATTTGGCGACCCACTACGGGGAAAAGCCGTATGCGTGCGAGGTGTGCGGCAAGCGGTTCACCCTCAAGGGCAACCTCAAGACCCACGTGATGGCCCACGAGGGCGTCAAGCCCTTTGCCTGCGAGGTGTGCCACAAGAGCTTCTCGCAGAAGCTCAGCCTCGAGTACCACATGAACAGCCACATGGGCCGCAAGCCGTATGCCTGCGAGGTGTGCGGCAAGGGGTTCACCCAGAAGGGCAATATGAAGACTCACATGCGTTCCCACTCGGGCGAGAAGCTTCACACCTGCCAAATCTGCGGGAAGGGGTTCACCCAGAAGGGCAATATGAAGACCCACATGAAGATTCATCTGCGTCCGCCGTCCCTCGACAAGCCCTACTTCTGCGGCATGTGCGGCAAGTCGTTCGTAATGAAGTCGAGCCTCGAATGCCACATGGCCACCCACGTGCCCAAGAACGGCGCCACGGGGCCAGCGGGGAACCACCCCAGCCATCTGACGCTGGGGCCGAGCCACCTGGCTCTGGGCACGTCCCAGGCGGCGCAGGCCGCCCAGGCGCAGGCCCAGCAGCAACAGGCACAGGCGCAGGCCCAAGCGCAGCAGCAGGccaaccagcagcagcagcagcaacctggCCAGGCCTCATCACCCGGTTCTCCGCCGCCCACCATGGTGCCACCACGCAGCCTGACGAACATCCAGGCCAGCATCCAGAGCATGGGGGGCCTGAAGGGCATGTTGCCTAGTGGGGCGGCGGCCCCACCCCCGCCGCAGGGGGCTGGACCCAGCAGCGGCTCCTCGGCCATGTGCGCCCTTGGTGGCGCACCTCCGGCCGGTGGAGGAGACAAACCCACTGTCGTCGTGCCTGGAGGTGCCGTCCTCTCCGCCCTCTGA